One window of Marinobacterium aestuarii genomic DNA carries:
- a CDS encoding cation:proton antiporter, whose translation MEHSLHIAHLVAGIIALLLIAAVTLAVTERLRFPFTVALVLVGMVLTEVAQTYPQALGPLEGIEISSGLILYVFLPTLVFESAFHLDARQLRRDLAPVVMLAVPGLLVSTFIIGGVMALATPISFSAALLLGAILSATDPVAVISLFKRLGAPRRLTVLVEGESLFNDATSIVLARVLVGVLVAGAVSVESVLQGVLDFVVVFVGGLLVGWLMALLTGYLLGVLQGHHFIEITLTTILAYVSFLVAEEVFHVSGVMATVAAALSFSGWGWIKVSPEVRAYLEHFWEYMAFIATALIFLMVGMQAEVSALLEAMPLLVWVILGMLLSRFVVIFGLIPLMERLPGAQPVGLGYKAVMYWGGLRGAIALAIVLSLPEFEHSATFTTLVMGAVLFTLVVQGLSINSLVHRLGLDRPSLADRFARMEGNLLAKRRAQDRIPELMAGGLFSGSIAQRLQLNSDQELISIREELNQLRQTELNANEERRLLYLRGFAEEQSLFIDMFNKGHLCEAAFWQLRQRVALDLDSVRFQDRLDHIVFCERQESVLAQQRLRLLGRVAVLAGYAQWLRIRRVAKDYEIAWGRYQSCSRVLERFDELVETESISAEVASEVRQQYLAWHQAACTQLDQMAEQFPEFVADMQERLGQRLVLLAEGEAIGEQLERGTLPQGIAETLEAEMRTKLRALRGAAIKKLRVEPSELLRKVPFLQDIPEADFAQLATRMRSVTVAEGENIISQGDTGYSVYLIARGVVRVIRRDDGKDRQLATLMAGDFCGEMALLHNATRSATVRAMTPCSLYELRRDDLVQAMHEYPAIQVALENAALERKHAQG comes from the coding sequence ATGGAGCACAGTCTGCACATTGCCCACCTTGTCGCAGGCATTATTGCCTTGCTGCTGATTGCGGCGGTGACGCTGGCGGTCACTGAACGGCTGCGGTTTCCCTTTACGGTGGCGCTGGTGCTGGTGGGCATGGTGCTGACTGAAGTGGCACAGACCTACCCGCAGGCGCTGGGGCCGCTTGAAGGTATCGAAATCTCCTCGGGTCTGATTTTGTATGTCTTTCTGCCCACCCTGGTGTTTGAATCGGCCTTTCATCTCGATGCCCGCCAATTGCGCCGCGATCTCGCGCCCGTGGTGATGCTGGCGGTGCCAGGTCTGCTGGTCTCTACCTTTATTATTGGTGGCGTCATGGCGTTGGCCACGCCCATTTCGTTTTCGGCGGCCTTGCTGCTCGGCGCCATCCTGAGCGCCACAGACCCCGTGGCGGTGATTTCCCTGTTCAAGCGTCTGGGGGCACCGCGCCGGCTGACCGTACTGGTTGAAGGGGAGAGCCTGTTTAACGACGCCACCTCGATTGTGCTGGCGCGGGTGCTGGTGGGCGTACTGGTGGCCGGTGCCGTGTCTGTTGAGTCGGTACTGCAGGGTGTACTGGATTTTGTGGTGGTGTTTGTCGGTGGCCTGTTGGTGGGCTGGCTGATGGCCCTGTTGACCGGATATCTGCTGGGGGTACTACAGGGGCATCACTTTATCGAGATTACGCTAACCACCATTCTGGCGTACGTCTCTTTTCTGGTCGCAGAAGAGGTGTTTCATGTCAGCGGTGTCATGGCAACGGTGGCGGCGGCACTGAGTTTCAGTGGTTGGGGCTGGATCAAGGTGAGTCCAGAAGTGCGTGCCTACCTGGAGCACTTCTGGGAATACATGGCCTTTATAGCGACGGCCCTGATCTTTCTGATGGTGGGTATGCAGGCCGAGGTCTCGGCGCTGCTGGAGGCCATGCCGCTGCTTGTCTGGGTGATCCTGGGGATGCTGTTGTCGCGGTTTGTTGTGATTTTCGGCCTGATACCGCTGATGGAACGCCTGCCTGGCGCCCAACCCGTGGGGCTGGGTTACAAGGCAGTGATGTATTGGGGCGGGCTGCGCGGGGCCATCGCACTGGCTATCGTACTGAGCCTGCCCGAATTCGAGCACTCGGCCACCTTTACCACCCTGGTGATGGGCGCGGTGCTCTTTACCCTGGTGGTACAGGGTCTGTCGATCAATAGCCTGGTGCACCGTCTGGGGCTGGATAGGCCGTCGCTGGCAGACCGCTTCGCCCGTATGGAAGGTAACCTGCTGGCCAAACGACGTGCTCAGGACCGTATCCCCGAACTCATGGCCGGTGGCCTGTTTTCGGGCTCCATTGCGCAGCGGTTGCAGCTCAACTCCGATCAGGAATTAATCAGCATCCGTGAGGAGTTGAATCAGCTGCGTCAGACTGAACTCAATGCCAACGAGGAACGTCGGCTACTCTACCTGCGCGGTTTTGCCGAAGAGCAGTCGTTGTTTATCGACATGTTCAACAAGGGACACCTGTGTGAGGCGGCGTTCTGGCAATTACGTCAGCGTGTTGCGCTGGATCTAGACAGCGTCCGTTTCCAGGATCGGCTGGACCATATCGTTTTCTGCGAGCGGCAGGAGTCGGTGCTGGCGCAACAGCGTTTGCGTTTGCTGGGCCGCGTTGCGGTGCTGGCAGGTTATGCCCAGTGGCTGCGCATCAGGCGCGTGGCCAAGGACTATGAGATTGCCTGGGGGCGTTATCAGAGCTGCTCGCGGGTGCTGGAGCGTTTTGACGAATTGGTGGAAACGGAATCCATATCCGCCGAGGTGGCATCTGAAGTCCGACAGCAGTACCTTGCCTGGCATCAAGCCGCCTGCACACAGCTCGATCAGATGGCCGAGCAGTTCCCTGAATTTGTTGCAGACATGCAAGAACGTTTGGGGCAGCGTTTGGTGTTGCTTGCCGAAGGCGAGGCGATTGGCGAGCAGCTTGAGCGTGGAACCCTGCCGCAGGGCATCGCCGAAACACTGGAGGCCGAGATGCGCACCAAGCTGCGGGCCTTGCGCGGGGCGGCCATTAAAAAACTGCGGGTTGAACCGTCCGAACTGCTACGCAAGGTGCCCTTCCTGCAGGACATCCCGGAGGCTGATTTTGCGCAGCTGGCGACACGCATGCGCTCTGTGACCGTGGCCGAGGGAGAAAACATTATCAGCCAGGGGGATACGGGCTATTCGGTGTATCTGATCGCACGGGGCGTGGTGCGGGTGATACGGCGTGACGATGGCAAGGATCGCCAGCTGGCGACCCTGATGGCGGGCGATTTTTGTGGAGAGATGGCGTTGCTGCATAATGCGACGCGCAGTGCCACGGTTCGGGCGATGACGCCCTGCTCGCTTTATGAACTGCGTCGCGATGATCTGGTGCAGGCCATGCACGAGTATCCTGCTATTCAGGTGGCGCTGGAAAATGCGGCGCTTGAACGCAAGCATGCTCAGGGCTGA
- a CDS encoding endonuclease, translated as MRMLWVALLLPLYAFADQPASFSAAKRELVAIYADNPTSFYCGCRYGAHGKRLEPDLASCGYQARKNANRAGRIEWEHVMPAWVFGHQRQCWQQGGRRACSKDPDFKLMEADMNNLVPAIGEVNGDRSNYAYGMISGEPRAYGACDVEVDFKGRTLEPSDAIRGDIARIYFYMRDRYQLRLSQSETRLLEVWNRADPVDSWELERNKRIRAVQGFGNPHVETAETLLVKSRLP; from the coding sequence ATGCGTATGTTGTGGGTGGCACTGCTGTTGCCACTGTATGCGTTTGCCGATCAGCCGGCGTCCTTCAGTGCAGCCAAGCGGGAACTGGTCGCCATTTATGCAGACAATCCGACGTCGTTTTATTGTGGCTGTCGCTACGGAGCGCACGGCAAACGTCTGGAGCCGGATCTGGCCAGCTGTGGTTACCAGGCGCGCAAAAACGCCAACCGTGCCGGTCGAATCGAGTGGGAACATGTGATGCCGGCCTGGGTGTTCGGGCATCAGCGCCAGTGCTGGCAGCAGGGTGGACGCCGGGCCTGCAGTAAAGATCCGGACTTCAAGCTCATGGAGGCCGACATGAATAACCTGGTGCCGGCCATCGGCGAGGTGAACGGAGATCGCTCCAACTATGCTTACGGCATGATTTCCGGCGAGCCGCGTGCCTATGGCGCCTGCGATGTTGAGGTGGATTTCAAGGGGCGCACCCTGGAGCCCAGCGACGCGATCCGGGGCGATATTGCCCGCATCTATTTTTACATGCGCGATCGCTACCAGTTGCGTTTGAGCCAAAGTGAAACGCGCCTGCTTGAAGTCTGGAACCGTGCCGACCCCGTGGATAGCTGGGAGCTTGAGCGCAACAAACGCATTCGCGCGGTGCAGGGGTTCGGCAACCCCCATGTGGAGACGGCCGAGACCCTGCTGGTCAAGAGTCGCCTGCCCTAG
- a CDS encoding FKBP-type peptidyl-prolyl cis-trans isomerase: MQIAENTIVQIHYTLKNAAGDVVDTSAGQEPLAYLHGGGNIVEGLESALVGKAVGDKLDVTVEPERGYGERREDLVQDVERSNFVGVEDIEVGMQFLAQTPWGEQPVTVIAVADDSVQLDGNHPLAGETLNFSVEVVDVRQASEEELQHGHAHGEGGHHH, translated from the coding sequence GTGCAGATAGCTGAAAATACCATAGTGCAGATCCACTACACCCTGAAAAATGCCGCCGGCGATGTGGTTGATACCTCCGCAGGGCAGGAACCACTGGCCTATTTGCACGGCGGTGGCAACATCGTTGAAGGTCTTGAGTCTGCCCTGGTCGGTAAAGCCGTTGGCGACAAGCTCGATGTGACTGTAGAGCCAGAGCGTGGCTATGGCGAGCGTCGTGAAGACCTGGTGCAGGATGTTGAACGCAGCAACTTTGTTGGCGTTGAGGACATTGAAGTCGGCATGCAGTTTCTGGCGCAGACCCCCTGGGGTGAGCAGCCGGTAACCGTTATTGCGGTCGCCGATGACAGCGTGCAGCTGGACGGCAACCATCCACTGGCCGGCGAAACCCTGAACTTCTCGGTTGAAGTTGTTGATGTGCGCCAGGCCAGCGAAGAAGAGCTGCAGCACGGCCACGCCCACGGCGAGGGTGGTCACCACCACTAA
- a CDS encoding putative bifunctional diguanylate cyclase/phosphodiesterase: MSATGDWVLRKTSVFSACVFVATLLLGFYWNQLNQTLQQRDQASLVRDLINTQVSSVERLLNLSLLSTELLAHEVRRSQGEPPDFAARAAEILRDFPSVSSLQLAPGGINLQIFPFAGNEAALGLNIFEHGSTAIATARARDEHRMTINGPLTLVQGGSAVIGRNPVYLLDASGKEHFWGFVSAVIDIDRLLSVTDLQKLATRGFQYELVRPADAGLPERVVFSSGEALNGDNVQTLDVRVPNDRWQLRMSHGLAAQGLVVGFGHFLSLFAALTLAWLVHYVLREPYRLRALVDSRTRELHELAYHDYLTGLVNRRLLNEQLGQVLREQSYAGGQVALLYLDLDDFKRINDSMGHEVGDQLLVEVANRLRGQVRGNDIVARLGGDEFAVVLLNSGGQHDLLRLAEKIVLALSRPVRLNSRDLVISTSMGITLAPHDGDSASQLLRNADLALYASKRRGKNCIEFFNIDMQREALRLMLLEEDLRHALAHRQLALAFQPIVNLEHNRVAAFEALVRWHHPEQGLLMPGHFIPAAEQSGLIVPLGYWVLRSVCQGLVARIEAQRDVVPVALNISPQQFRDKHFMIEVQAILDETGVPPELLEFEITESTLMDNLAATIDILNALKVLGIRISIDDFGTGYSSLALLKQLPVDTLKIDRCFVKDIGEDEEDRQIIQAVIAMSAQLHLEVIAEGVETQAQSDLLYAFGCRRVQGYFYGKPVIGAIPDTQPLPQPVL; this comes from the coding sequence GTGAGCGCAACGGGAGACTGGGTGCTGCGTAAAACCTCTGTTTTTTCTGCCTGTGTCTTTGTAGCCACACTGTTGCTGGGCTTTTACTGGAACCAGCTCAACCAGACGCTACAGCAACGCGACCAGGCGTCCCTTGTCCGTGACCTGATCAATACACAGGTCAGTTCCGTCGAGCGTTTGCTCAACCTTTCCCTGCTGTCGACCGAGCTGCTGGCCCATGAGGTGCGGCGCAGTCAGGGCGAACCGCCGGATTTTGCCGCCCGGGCGGCCGAAATTCTGCGTGATTTCCCCTCGGTGTCCAGTCTGCAGCTCGCCCCTGGTGGCATTAACCTGCAAATTTTCCCCTTTGCCGGCAATGAAGCGGCGCTGGGGCTGAATATTTTCGAGCATGGCTCTACGGCGATCGCTACCGCGCGGGCGCGGGATGAGCATCGGATGACCATCAATGGCCCGCTCACTCTGGTGCAGGGTGGCAGTGCGGTGATCGGGCGTAATCCTGTGTATCTGCTCGACGCCAGTGGCAAGGAGCACTTTTGGGGCTTTGTGTCAGCGGTGATTGATATAGACCGCCTGCTGTCGGTCACGGATCTGCAAAAGCTGGCAACCCGTGGCTTCCAGTATGAGCTGGTGAGGCCGGCAGACGCTGGTCTGCCGGAGCGTGTGGTTTTCAGCAGTGGGGAGGCGCTGAACGGCGACAATGTGCAGACACTGGACGTACGGGTGCCGAATGATCGCTGGCAGTTGCGCATGAGTCATGGTCTGGCTGCGCAGGGGCTGGTCGTCGGCTTTGGCCACTTCCTTAGCCTGTTCGCGGCGCTTACTCTGGCCTGGCTGGTGCACTATGTCTTGCGAGAGCCCTACCGGCTGCGGGCGCTGGTGGATTCGCGCACGCGGGAGCTGCATGAGCTGGCCTACCATGATTATCTGACAGGGCTCGTCAACCGGCGTCTGCTGAACGAGCAACTGGGCCAGGTGCTGCGTGAGCAGTCCTACGCGGGTGGTCAGGTCGCGCTCTTGTACCTGGACCTGGATGACTTCAAACGCATCAACGATTCCATGGGGCATGAGGTCGGGGATCAGCTGCTGGTGGAAGTCGCCAATCGGTTGCGCGGCCAGGTGCGAGGCAACGATATTGTCGCCAGGCTCGGGGGCGACGAGTTTGCTGTTGTGCTGCTGAACAGCGGTGGCCAGCATGATTTGCTGCGCCTGGCCGAGAAGATCGTGCTGGCACTGAGTCGTCCGGTGCGGCTGAACAGCCGGGATCTGGTGATTAGCACCTCGATGGGCATCACCCTTGCGCCCCATGATGGTGACTCGGCCAGCCAGTTGCTGCGCAATGCAGATCTGGCACTCTATGCCTCCAAGCGTCGCGGCAAGAACTGTATAGAGTTTTTTAATATCGATATGCAGCGCGAGGCTTTACGCCTGATGCTGCTGGAGGAAGACCTGCGTCATGCGCTGGCGCACCGGCAGCTGGCACTGGCGTTTCAGCCCATCGTCAATCTCGAGCACAACCGGGTGGCGGCCTTTGAGGCGCTGGTGCGCTGGCACCATCCCGAACAGGGCCTGCTGATGCCGGGTCACTTTATTCCTGCCGCCGAGCAGTCGGGTCTGATTGTGCCGCTGGGTTACTGGGTACTGCGCTCGGTTTGCCAGGGGCTGGTGGCACGTATAGAGGCGCAACGTGATGTGGTGCCGGTGGCGCTCAATATCAGCCCGCAGCAGTTTCGCGACAAGCACTTCATGATCGAAGTGCAGGCGATCCTGGACGAGACCGGGGTGCCGCCTGAACTGCTGGAGTTCGAGATCACCGAAAGCACGCTGATGGACAATCTGGCTGCCACCATCGACATTCTCAATGCCCTCAAGGTGCTGGGCATACGCATTTCGATTGACGACTTCGGTACCGGCTATTCATCCCTGGCGTTACTCAAACAGCTGCCCGTAGACACGCTGAAGATCGACCGCTGTTTTGTAAAGGATATTGGCGAGGACGAAGAAGACCGCCAGATCATTCAGGCGGTGATTGCCATGTCGGCTCAGCTTCACCTTGAAGTGATCGCCGAAGGTGTTGAAACCCAGGCGCAGAGTGATCTGCTCTATGCGTTTGGCTGTCGCCGGGTGCAGGGATACTTCTACGGCAAGCCGGTGATTGGGGCCATACCCGATACCCAGCCATTGCCACAGCCTGTCCTCTAG
- a CDS encoding DUF6482 family protein, protein MQISEFKALVSSHKLKAVNFIESGCGPMVVEVEYEGGKDLIKNSDGAVFTCLNVTQAYDLCHRAGVHEANLVQVTPHDETCAGVVMDYHRDSIPLKF, encoded by the coding sequence ATGCAAATTTCCGAGTTCAAGGCGCTAGTTTCAAGCCATAAGCTGAAAGCGGTCAATTTTATCGAATCCGGCTGTGGCCCCATGGTGGTTGAAGTGGAATACGAGGGTGGCAAGGACCTGATCAAGAACAGCGATGGCGCCGTTTTCACCTGTCTCAACGTCACCCAGGCCTACGATCTGTGTCATCGCGCCGGGGTGCATGAAGCCAACCTGGTGCAAGTCACGCCCCATGACGAAACCTGCGCCGGTGTTGTGATGGATTATCATCGTGATTCGATACCGCTTAAATTCTGA
- a CDS encoding AAA family ATPase, translating into MQVSTAINKQSVALRDKVERAISSVGTLVLGKPSQIRMALACLFSQGHLLIEDLPGMGKTTLAHGLAQVLGLSFQRVQFTSDMLPADIVGVSIFDQSTSAFRFHPGPVFTQMLLADEINRTTPKTQSALLEAMEERQVTLDGQSHPLPEPFFVIATQNPNTQFGTFPLPESQLDRFLMRIELGYPDPEAERKLLAEGHSRHRRAPLAVCIDQDDLEAIRAECQAVRVSSSLIDYLQRLVQYTRESPQFAYGVSPRGSLALLQCARTWAYMHGRDYVVPEDLQSLLEPVVGHRLRVAEQVGGHGSEVLIRQMLEQVDVVG; encoded by the coding sequence ATGCAGGTATCGACTGCGATTAACAAACAGAGTGTCGCCCTGCGGGACAAGGTCGAGCGTGCGATCAGCAGCGTAGGTACCCTGGTACTGGGTAAGCCAAGCCAGATCCGCATGGCGCTGGCCTGTCTGTTCTCCCAGGGCCATTTGCTGATTGAAGACTTGCCGGGCATGGGTAAAACGACCCTGGCCCACGGTCTTGCCCAGGTTCTGGGATTGAGTTTTCAGCGCGTTCAGTTCACCAGCGACATGCTGCCGGCGGATATCGTCGGTGTGTCGATTTTTGATCAGAGTACCTCGGCATTCCGTTTTCATCCTGGCCCTGTATTTACCCAGATGCTGCTGGCCGATGAAATCAACCGCACCACGCCCAAGACCCAAAGTGCGCTGCTCGAAGCCATGGAGGAACGCCAGGTCACGCTGGATGGTCAGAGTCACCCGCTGCCAGAACCCTTCTTTGTGATTGCGACGCAGAATCCGAACACCCAGTTTGGCACCTTCCCGCTGCCAGAATCCCAGCTTGATCGCTTTTTGATGAGAATCGAGCTGGGCTATCCGGACCCGGAAGCCGAGCGCAAGCTGCTCGCTGAAGGCCATAGCCGGCACAGGCGTGCGCCCCTGGCGGTCTGTATTGATCAGGATGACCTGGAGGCTATTCGCGCCGAGTGTCAGGCGGTGCGGGTGTCCAGCAGCCTGATCGACTACCTGCAGCGGCTGGTGCAGTACACCCGCGAATCGCCCCAGTTTGCCTATGGTGTATCGCCGCGGGGCAGCCTGGCGCTGCTGCAGTGCGCCCGCACCTGGGCCTATATGCACGGGCGCGATTATGTCGTGCCCGAAGATCTGCAAAGCCTGCTGGAGCCGGTGGTGGGGCATCGCTTGCGCGTGGCCGAACAGGTGGGCGGTCACGGCAGTGAGGTCCTGATCCGGCAGATGCTGGAGCAGGTCGATGTGGTTGGCTAG
- a CDS encoding DUF58 domain-containing protein — protein sequence MTERWSRRLGARARRWALRRHAPARSLTLTQKRIFIFPTRAGLWFLFAALVILLLGINYENNLVYAVSFVLLSLFVVSILHTYSNLAGLTITALSARPCLVGESAEFELLLRAGRRRNYEALQLCWVDQAPVSCDLIDDSERRVRLYAQAVERGWWRPGALLIETFYPLGLLRAWTWLETDLQALAYPRPQEGGLLPQGLGSGERGSVASGRGSEDFAGLETYQQGMSPRHIAWKQLAAGQGLHAKQFVDHADEQLWLDWSFWPELDTEQRLSRLCYWTLKLARQRVQYGLRLPGVEISPGRGGRHRHQVLRALALHGRASQ from the coding sequence ATGACTGAACGCTGGAGCCGCAGGCTGGGCGCACGGGCGCGACGCTGGGCACTGCGGCGCCATGCGCCTGCCAGGAGCCTGACCCTGACGCAAAAGCGCATCTTTATTTTCCCGACCCGGGCCGGTCTGTGGTTCCTGTTTGCCGCCCTGGTGATACTGCTGCTGGGGATCAACTACGAAAACAACCTGGTGTATGCGGTCAGTTTTGTGCTGCTGTCGCTCTTTGTCGTGTCCATTTTGCATACCTACAGCAACCTTGCGGGCCTGACGATTACCGCGCTCTCGGCCAGACCTTGCCTGGTGGGGGAAAGTGCCGAGTTTGAACTGCTGCTGCGGGCCGGGCGACGGCGCAACTATGAAGCGCTGCAGCTTTGCTGGGTGGATCAGGCACCGGTGAGCTGTGATCTTATCGATGACAGTGAAAGGCGTGTGCGGCTCTATGCCCAGGCCGTTGAGCGAGGCTGGTGGCGCCCGGGGGCCCTGCTGATTGAAACCTTCTATCCGCTGGGCCTGCTGCGTGCCTGGACCTGGCTCGAAACCGATCTGCAGGCCCTGGCCTACCCGCGCCCGCAGGAAGGTGGTCTCCTGCCGCAGGGGCTTGGCAGCGGTGAGCGCGGCTCTGTGGCCAGCGGGCGCGGCAGCGAGGACTTCGCCGGCCTTGAAACCTACCAGCAGGGCATGTCCCCGCGCCATATTGCCTGGAAGCAGCTGGCCGCGGGTCAGGGGCTGCACGCCAAGCAGTTCGTGGATCACGCCGATGAGCAGCTCTGGCTTGACTGGTCATTCTGGCCGGAACTGGATACCGAACAGCGCCTGTCACGGCTGTGCTACTGGACACTCAAACTCGCACGTCAGCGGGTTCAGTACGGTCTGCGCCTGCCCGGGGTCGAAATCTCGCCAGGGCGCGGTGGTCGGCACCGCCATCAGGTGTTGCGGGCACTGGCGCTGCATGGGCGGGCGTCACAATGA
- a CDS encoding transglutaminase TgpA family protein encodes MKAVYQLTRPALLWQLLMVVAVLLPHSLRLPWWLPLMTFGALGWRLWVHLGRTSFPHWSVKFMMAVTAGIGVIMSIGRGNGPELAVALLFAGFSLKLLEIYKRRDALVLIYVAYFLAATELLFGQSLLHALYVALVLVLITAALNSVYQSERHPDFWRPLRASVRLVLPALPLMVVLFVLVPRIGPIWYAPLAQTEARTGLSDTLSPGDVSRLTGSSDVAFRVQFDSGRPPPASSRYWRGLTYDRFDGRRWEAEADRSLFRSPDSESGTLLRYNITQEPSGQPWVYALDYPVAAPWPLRMQANQTLRAPAKIRQRVDFALASRLASDRFQPLTAAQRERYLALPEQGNGRARALALSWRAEDGSTEGLVARALALYGREFSYTLTPERLGDDSVDDFLFETKEGFCGHFASSLTFLLRAAGVPTRIVGGYLGGEWNPYESYLVVRQFEAHAWTEVWHQGRGWVRIDPTAAVAPERIEQSAEQLLSSQPGFLADTPLSPVRFGHIGWINALRMRTDALNFVWHRWVLSYQLRQNDLLQKLLGEVTLWKLALGLLIPFSLVLGWVALGLLRQRRPKTKDPVDAALLRLSGRFESRGLGRKPGEPVGRYAQRIALERPDLAPIIGTVARLYEQLRYAEGSDAQLHRAYLAAVRACVRQL; translated from the coding sequence ATGAAGGCGGTATATCAGCTCACGCGTCCGGCCTTGTTGTGGCAGTTGCTGATGGTCGTCGCGGTGCTGCTGCCCCACAGTCTGCGCCTGCCCTGGTGGTTGCCGCTGATGACCTTCGGTGCTTTGGGCTGGCGCCTGTGGGTGCATCTGGGGCGCACCTCCTTTCCGCACTGGAGCGTCAAATTCATGATGGCGGTGACCGCTGGCATCGGTGTGATCATGTCCATCGGCCGGGGCAACGGGCCGGAGCTTGCCGTGGCGCTGCTGTTCGCAGGTTTCTCCCTCAAATTGCTTGAAATCTACAAACGCCGCGATGCGCTGGTATTGATTTATGTGGCCTATTTTCTCGCCGCCACCGAGCTGCTTTTCGGTCAGAGTCTGTTGCATGCGCTCTATGTCGCCCTGGTGCTGGTGCTGATAACGGCGGCGCTCAATTCCGTGTACCAGAGTGAGCGCCATCCCGACTTCTGGCGGCCCCTGCGGGCATCGGTGCGGCTGGTGCTGCCGGCATTGCCGCTCATGGTGGTGCTCTTTGTGCTGGTGCCGCGCATAGGCCCGATCTGGTATGCGCCCCTGGCGCAGACTGAGGCCCGCACCGGGCTGTCGGATACGCTGTCGCCGGGGGACGTGAGCCGGTTGACCGGCTCCAGCGACGTTGCGTTTCGCGTGCAGTTTGACAGTGGCCGGCCGCCACCAGCGTCCAGTCGATACTGGCGTGGTCTGACCTATGATCGTTTCGATGGACGGCGCTGGGAGGCGGAAGCGGACCGCAGCCTGTTCAGGTCGCCAGACTCTGAGTCCGGCACTTTGCTGCGGTATAACATCACCCAGGAGCCCAGCGGTCAGCCCTGGGTCTATGCGCTGGATTATCCGGTAGCGGCCCCCTGGCCATTGCGCATGCAGGCCAATCAGACGTTAAGGGCGCCGGCCAAGATCCGCCAGCGGGTGGATTTTGCTCTGGCATCACGCCTTGCCAGTGACCGCTTTCAACCGCTGACAGCGGCGCAGCGCGAACGCTATCTGGCGCTGCCGGAGCAGGGTAACGGCCGGGCCCGGGCGCTGGCCTTGTCCTGGCGGGCGGAGGATGGCTCAACCGAAGGTCTTGTGGCGCGGGCGCTGGCGCTCTATGGGCGGGAGTTTAGCTACACTCTGACACCGGAGCGTCTGGGTGATGACAGTGTTGATGACTTTCTGTTTGAGACCAAAGAAGGCTTTTGTGGCCACTTTGCCAGCAGCCTGACCTTTTTGCTGCGCGCCGCGGGCGTGCCGACCCGTATCGTCGGGGGCTATCTGGGGGGCGAGTGGAACCCCTATGAATCCTATCTGGTGGTACGCCAGTTCGAAGCCCATGCCTGGACCGAGGTCTGGCACCAGGGGCGTGGCTGGGTGCGGATCGACCCAACGGCCGCCGTGGCGCCTGAACGTATCGAGCAGAGTGCCGAGCAACTGCTGTCCAGTCAGCCGGGCTTTCTGGCCGATACGCCGCTATCGCCGGTACGTTTTGGTCACATCGGCTGGATCAATGCGCTGCGCATGCGGACCGATGCGCTGAACTTCGTCTGGCATCGCTGGGTACTCAGTTATCAGCTGCGCCAGAATGACCTGCTGCAAAAGCTGCTCGGCGAAGTCACCCTGTGGAAACTGGCGCTGGGGCTGCTGATTCCCTTCAGTCTGGTGCTGGGCTGGGTTGCGCTCGGCCTGTTGCGCCAGCGCAGACCCAAAACGAAAGATCCGGTGGATGCGGCCTTGCTGCGCCTGAGTGGCCGCTTCGAGAGTCGTGGCCTTGGGCGCAAACCCGGTGAACCTGTGGGCCGCTATGCCCAGCGTATCGCGCTGGAGCGGCCTGATCTGGCGCCAATTATAGGTACTGTGGCGCGCCTGTATGAGCAATTGCGTTACGCCGAAGGTAGCGACGCCCAGTTACACAGAGCCTATCTGGCGGCTGTGCGCGCCTGTGTGCGTCAGTTGTGA
- a CDS encoding uracil-DNA glycosylase family protein, translating into MEPIPALNCEALVEEVRQCRHCTGLPEAARPILQAASNARILIIGQAPGARTTAQGRPFDDASGDRLRGWLGLTREQFYDTGCLAIMPMGFCFPGSSASGDKPPRKECAPLWHPRLLESMPTIRLTLLIGHYAQRRYVTGNYASLTETVLHWRELPAGCLPLPHPSPRNQRWFKANPWFDEELVPELRLRVQQALL; encoded by the coding sequence GTGGAACCGATACCTGCGTTAAATTGTGAGGCCCTGGTGGAGGAAGTCCGCCAGTGCCGACACTGCACGGGGCTGCCGGAAGCCGCCCGCCCTATCCTGCAGGCGGCAAGCAACGCCAGGATACTGATCATCGGACAGGCGCCTGGTGCCAGAACCACGGCCCAGGGTCGTCCCTTTGATGATGCCAGCGGCGATCGACTGCGTGGCTGGCTCGGACTGACGCGGGAACAGTTTTACGATACCGGCTGTCTTGCCATCATGCCCATGGGGTTTTGCTTTCCGGGTTCATCCGCCAGTGGCGACAAGCCGCCGCGCAAGGAATGTGCACCCTTGTGGCATCCGCGCCTGCTTGAATCCATGCCGACTATTCGCCTGACGCTGCTGATCGGGCACTATGCTCAACGCCGCTACGTTACCGGCAACTATGCTTCGCTCACTGAAACCGTCTTGCACTGGCGCGAACTGCCAGCGGGCTGCCTGCCGCTGCCCCACCCCTCGCCGCGCAACCAGCGCTGGTTCAAAGCCAACCCCTGGTTTGATGAAGAGCTGGTGCCGGAACTGCGTCTGCGGGTACAGCAGGCGCTGCTCTAG